TGTCCGAGCGCATCGAGAAGGAAGGCATCAAGTATCTCGTGCTGCGCGTGAAGCGGGTGCGCCACCCGGACGCCGTCGTGATTCAGCGGGTCGACAAGTTCGTTCGCGACGAAACCGAACGCGGGGTAGTGGTCCTGCTGGCCGGCGTGCAGGACGACCTGTGGACGCTGCTGACGAACGTGGGCTTCGACAAGTGGTTCCCGTCGGAGCGGGTCTTCCCCGAGGAGGAGCAGGAATTCTCCGCGACGCTGAAGGCGGTTCGCTACGCCCATGCCCTGCGCGGCTTCGACGAATCGGGGGAAAAGGTGCCGGCCGATGCCGTTGCCACCAACGGAGACGCCAAGCACTACTACTACCTGGTCTGATCGGCCGGCCATACCGCACACGTAATCTGGCCGAGTGAGTTCCGGACGTCGTTACGTCATCGTCGGTGCGGGCGCGATCGGCGGAACCGTCGGTGGCGTGCTGGCTCGGGCCGGCGTGCCCACGGTGCTGGTGGCGCGCGGGCAGCACGCCGAGGTGCTGGCCACCACCGGCCTGATGCTCAGGACGCCGGACGGCATCTTTCACACGGCGGTGGCCGCGGTTTCGGATGCCGACGAGGTGCGGCTGACCGCCGACGACGTGCTGGTGTTCGCCACCAAGACCCAGCAGCTTGACGCGGCCTTGCAGCAATGGGTGGATCGGCCGGTGCATGGTCCCGACGGCGTCGCCGGTACCGCCGGCGATCTGCTGCCGGTGTTCACCGCGCTCAACGGTGTTGTGGCAGAGGAGAAAGCGCTGCGCTACTTCCGGCGGGTGTTCGGCATCTGCGTGTGGCTACCCGCCGTCCATCTGAACGCCGGCGAGGTGATCGTCCGTTCGTGGCCGGTCGCCGGTCAATTCCACGTCGCCCGGTGGCCGGCCACGCTGCGCACCGC
The sequence above is a segment of the Candidatus Mycobacterium wuenschmannii genome. Coding sequences within it:
- a CDS encoding ketopantoate reductase family protein — translated: MSSGRRYVIVGAGAIGGTVGGVLARAGVPTVLVARGQHAEVLATTGLMLRTPDGIFHTAVAAVSDADEVRLTADDVLVFATKTQQLDAALQQWVDRPVHGPDGVAGTAGDLLPVFTALNGVVAEEKALRYFRRVFGICVWLPAVHLNAGEVIVRSWPVAGQFHVARWPATLRTAEDSELLDDLAAAWTAAGIRVNAVDDVAPWKYNKLLSNLGNAVGALATGDLNKFVRPLRDEAERVLACAGIDFVSFEVTTAGRADGPTLRPVPGDDTGASSSTWQSLSRNTGDVETDFFNGEIVRIAHQHGIDAPLNAALARAARDAVRNHHGPGHYSAEQLAALLGA